In Cyclopterus lumpus isolate fCycLum1 chromosome 5, fCycLum1.pri, whole genome shotgun sequence, the genomic stretch CACACGCACATTCGCGCtagctctctcgctctcattgTCTTGCgccctgtctcactctctcgtTCACCCAAGAGGCGTTTAGAGTTGTATTATCTGGGATCTTTGGATGCAGCGATGACCGGTCATCTTCAGGAGATTGTCCAGCCAAGACGTGCAGGTTTAACCCCCGAGCGCAGAGTCGTCTCAGCCGGGGGTCGAGCCAGCCAGAGCCTCCTGCATCTTAGTACGGGCCAGAGCGTACCGCCGCACTATCTGCTTGACgtgctcctcctcttcacgCTGCAGCATGCGCTGGAAGTTCTTCAACTCGGGCATGGAGAAGGCATGCCACTGTAAgaacataacaaataataataagtacaGTGTCTAAACCAGTGATTCTCAACAGTTTTCAGTGATGTATCATCCCCTGTGAAATATTATTTCAGCCAAGTACCCCTAACCAGTGCAAAgtatttttggttgaaaaacaTATGTTATAGACAGCATTGTGCCATTAGTGTCTGATTTTTTTACTGGATGCCAattttaaatatctatattttttaaatctcatgTACCCCCTGGAGTACgaccatttgagaaccactggtctaaaCTAAACACATGCCCTGGCCCTTATTCTCAAATTCATGTTTCACTCACATTGACTTCTCCAGTTTCATTCTCTTTCAGAACAAAGCTGAGGACTTTCTCATTGGGCCCAGAACACAGACGAAGGCGCAGGGGACTCTCATCGTCAGACACCTTGCGAACATAAACTGAAAgagcaggggaaaaaaaactcaaattaaTGTAAAGCAtgcacattttgatttaaaaacactgcAGAAGGTCAATGTGTAAACGTAACGAAGTGGAGCGATACCTTGGTCATGACGCTCGCTCCGCTCAAACAGAGCAAACTTGCCAGGATTGTCAACCACAGTAAACTTTTTCAACAAAACCTCGATGACCTCTCGAGCAGAAGTGCGTGAGCTGATGTGCAGATGCTTGGATGCATCCTTTGGCAGGTAGAAAGAGGTGCGACGCTTCACTCCGCTGGCCTTCCTCCGTCCAGCATCTTGACCCCCTTTCTTCGGAGGTGGAACTGACACAGGACGGGCCAACTTGAACTGCACTTTTATAAAGCCAGTGTAGGAACCATCTTTGTTCTGTTGAGTAaagtaaaaatgtgaaaaaccCTGCCACTTTAAAAATGCATGCATTTGTTGTCAATCATCACTACTCACCATGTTCATGAACAGATTGCTGTTGATTTGAGCATTGTATTCCTTCACCTTCTGCTGAATATCTACAGTTGTCAACTCTTGCTTTCCCCATTCAATTTGTTCATCCTGGAGGGGACAGTGAGGAGTTACAGTGTTAGACCACCAGGTGGCAGGGCTCATCTCCAAACCACAACAGGGCAAGAGGAACGCACACAATGTACTAGTACATGAATGGACACTGGACAGTTTAGTTGTGCATTACGttcttaaaacatgttttctaaCAATTACAAACATTGTGTCTAACTTACACTTTTGTACCAATCCCAAACACATAAAAGATGTGTTGAAGACCGTCTTGAGTGAGGATAGGACTTTTAAAGAAGAAAGATCTTGCTTACAAATGCTGCTGTTGTATGAAAACATTGTATGTCTCAAAGTAAGTTTTTAGGAATCGAGAAAGTTTGAAGACGATGTGACGCTATCATGTAAAAGAAACAATGGCGTGATCCAAATTTGATTGAAATAAGTTCCTCTTCTAAAACTAATATTGTTCAGAAGATTACAAAAAGCCAAACTTTGGTAAAGCTGTTGTGAATCGACTTCCTGTTCGACCACCGGTATTTCTAACAGTGAGCACCAGTTGCATCAGGCTCAACTTCCTGACAACGCAGCAAAGGGTGAAAACGATGATGTCAGCTCTACCCAATCCTGTTCCGACTACTCCGACTCCTCGGCCTAGGAGGGGTAGAGGAAGGAGGGCTATGTGCAACTTGCAGCTGTTAGTAATGAGTGCAGACAACGGTTCTGCATTGCATTCTTCAACTTGGTATTCATGTATAAATAGCTTCCCCTCTCCGGTTTTCCCAAGTGGGAGAGACAAAGCCCTCCTGTGTTTCAGAGACACATCCTGTGAAGTCAGCTGCCTCATCAACCGCACTATCGCAGTCATGTTTCAGTCATGCACATTTGGCATTTGTCGTCTGCATCACCATTACCTCAGTTAGGGCTTTTCCTGAGTGAACTGACCGATTGGTATTTCCTgtatacaattttaaaaaagcaacagagCTGCGAGGCAGCACCGATTTATTTTCCATACTGTGCTCCAGCTTATTCCTTGAGGTTCATATGAGCAGGGGGGTTTCCTGAAGAGTAAAATCAATATCCAGTGTCTGTGAACGCTGCATTGACCCAAATGCAGATTTCTCCAttattacaaac encodes the following:
- the LOC117731472 gene encoding ras association domain-containing protein 1-like isoform X3, giving the protein MNMNKDGSYTGFIKVQFKLARPVSVPPPKKGGQDAGRRKASGVKRRTSFYLPKDASKHLHISSRTSAREVIEVLLKKFTVVDNPGKFALFERSERHDQVYVRKVSDDESPLRLRLCSGPNEKVLSFVLKENETGEVNWHAFSMPELKNFQRMLQREEEEHVKQIVRRYALARTKMQEALAGSTPG
- the LOC117731472 gene encoding ras association domain-containing protein 1-like isoform X2, producing MTNAASSSEKTPSFEMTWGSSTSSGYCSEEEPDSEFEQYFTARTSFFPKTRKANVNADVKKDEQIEWGKQELTTVDIQQKVKEYNAQINSNLFMNMNKDGSYTGFIKVQFKLARPVSVPPPKKGGQDAGRRKASGVKRRTSFYLPKDASKHLHISSRTSAREVIEVLLKKFTVVDNPGKFALFERSERHDQVYVRKVSDDESPLRLRLCSGPNEKVLSFVLKENETGEVNWHAFSMPELKNFQRMLQREEEEHVKQIVRRYALARTKMQEALAGSTPG
- the LOC117731472 gene encoding ras association domain-containing protein 1-like isoform X1 — encoded protein: MSWGEFIELRDLRPDREQIELTHGTHSPCSPPRLERANALRISPGKVPDLLSRAGIIRVLSSTQDPQLPEEKGEGHDFQPCSHAQPTWCDLCGDFIWGLYKQSLRCVNCRFTCHYRCRALIRLDCSWDRGSAADHTFVVEHTIETDTNVDEQIEWGKQELTTVDIQQKVKEYNAQINSNLFMNMNKDGSYTGFIKVQFKLARPVSVPPPKKGGQDAGRRKASGVKRRTSFYLPKDASKHLHISSRTSAREVIEVLLKKFTVVDNPGKFALFERSERHDQVYVRKVSDDESPLRLRLCSGPNEKVLSFVLKENETGEVNWHAFSMPELKNFQRMLQREEEEHVKQIVRRYALARTKMQEALAGSTPG